In the genome of Neovison vison isolate M4711 chromosome 3, ASM_NN_V1, whole genome shotgun sequence, one region contains:
- the PATZ1 gene encoding POZ-, AT hook-, and zinc finger-containing protein 1 isoform X5 encodes MERVNDASCGPSGCYTYQVSRHSTEMLHNLNQQRKNGGRFCDVLLRVGDESFPAHRAVLAACSEYFESVFSAQLGDGGAADGGPADVGGAAAAPGGGAGGSRELEMHTISSKVFGDILDFAYTSRIVVRLESFPELMTAAKFLLMRSVIEICQEVIKQSNVQILVPPARADIMLFRPPGTSDLGFPLDMTNGAALAANSNGIAGSMQPEEEAARAAGAAIASQASLPVLPGVDRLPMVAGPLSPQLLTSPFPNVASSAPPLTGKRGRGRPRKANLLDSMFGSPGGLREAGILPCGLCGKVFTDANRLRQHEAQHGVTSLQLGYIDLPPPRLGENGLPISEDPDGPRKRSRTRKQVACEICGKIFRDVYHLNRHKLSHSGEKPYSCPVCGLRFKRKDRMSYHVRSHDGSVGKPYICQSCGKGFSRPDHLNGHIKQVHTSERPHKCQVWVGSSSGLPPLESLPSDLPSWDFAQPALWRSSHSVPDTAFSLSLKKSFPALENLGPAHSSSALFCPAPPGYLRQGWTASEGSRAFTQWPVG; translated from the exons ATGGAGCGGGTGAACGACGCTTCCTGCGGCCCATCGGGCTGCTACACCTACCAGGTGAGCAGGCACAGCACGGAGATGCTGCACAACCTAAACCAGCAGCGCAAAAACGGCGGGCGCTTCTGCGACGTGCTCCTGCGGGTGGGCGACGAGAGCTTCCCAGCGCACCGCGCGGTGTTGGCCGCCTGCAGCGAGTACTTTGAGTCGGTGTTCAGCGCCCAGTTGGGCGACGGCGGAGCTGCAGACGGGGGTCCCGCTGACGTGGGGGGCGCAGCGGCAGCCCCAGGCGGCGGGGCTGGGGGCAGCCGGGAGCTGGAGATGCACACCATCAGCTCCAAGGTGTTCGGGGACATCCTGGACTTCGCTTACACTTCCCGCATCGTGGTTCGCCTGGAGAGCTTCCCCGAGCTCATGACGGCTGCCAAGTTCCTACTGATGAGGTCGGTCATTGAGATCTGCCAGGAAGTCATCAAACAGTCTAATGTGCAGATCCTGGTGCCCCCTGCCCGGGCAGACATCATGCTCTTTCGTCCCCCTGGAACCTCGGACTTGGGCTTCCCTTTGGACATGACCAACGGGGCAGCCTTGGCAGCCAACAGCAATGGCATCGCAGGCAGCATGCAGCCCGAGGAGGAAGCAGCCCGGGCTGCTGGTGCAGCGATTGCAAGCCAAGCGTCCCTGCCTGTGTTACCTGGGGTGGACCGCTTGCCCATGGTGGCCGGACCCCTATCCCCCCAACTGCTGACTTCCCCATTCCCCAATGTGGCATCCAGTGCCCCTCCCCTGACTGGCAAGCGAGGCCGGGGCCGCCCAAGGAAGGCCAACCTGCTGGACTCAATGTTCGGGTCCCCAGGGGGCCTGAGGGAGGCGGGCATCCTTCCATGTGGCCTGTGTGGGAAGGTGTTCACTGATGCCAACCGGCTCCGGCAGCATGAGGCCCAGCATGGTGTCACCAGCCTCCAGCTGGGCTATATCGACCTTCCTCCACCGAGGCTGGGTGAGAATGGGCTACCCATCTCTGAGGACCCCGACGGCCCCCGAAAGAGGAGCCGGACCAGGAAGCAGGTGGCATGTGAGATCTGCGGCAAGATCTTCCGTGATGTATACCATCTCAATCGGCACAAGCTTTCCCATTCGGGGGAGAAGCCCTATTCCTGCCCAGTGTGTGGGCTGCGGTTCAAGAGAAAAGATCGCATGTCCTACCATGTGCGATCCCACGACGGGTCGGTGGGCAAGCCCTACATCTGCCAGAGCTGTGGGAAAGGCTTCTCCAG GCCTGATCACTTGAACGGACATATCAAGCAGGTGCACACTTCTGAGCGGCCTCACAAGTGTCAG GTGTGGGTTGGGAGCAGCAGCGGCCTGCCGCCCCTGGAATCTCTTCCTAGCGACCTGCCATCATGGGACTTTGCCCAGCCTGCTTTGTGGAGGTCGTCCCATTCGGTTCCTGACACCgccttttccctttctctaaaaaaatcaTTCCCAGCCCTCGAAAACCTGGGCCCAGCACACTCCAGCAGCGCTCTCTTCTGCCCAGCCCCGCCGGGATATCTGAGGCAGGGCTGGACTGCCTCAGAGGGCAGCCGGGCCTTTACCCAGTGGCCTGTAGGCTAG